In Clostridia bacterium, the sequence AGCCAGCAGCCTGGAAGAAATCAGCCTATGGGTTGGAGCTTTGTCAAGGCAGGCCCTCTTCCGAGAAGTAACCCTTGCCCAGCTGGATGTGAACCGGGAGACGGGAGTCAGCATCTTTACCATTGATTTGAGATTCAACCGGGAGCCATAATGGTGACGCCATGTACAGCTTGTCAGGAAGAGAAAAAAAGCTTGTAGCCCTTGCCGTTGGGTTATCGGCTTTTGTTTTTTGGTACAAGATTTTTTTCGGGTTGTTGCTGCCCCAGTATCACCAACGGCAGCACTTAGAGGCAGAAACCCTCGGTCTGCAGGAAAACCTGTCCCGATTGTCTGCCACGATAGCCGGGAAGGAAAGCATTATCGCAGATACAGAGGAGGAAATAAAGGCCATTAAACATCAATTGACTTCCCCTTCCGGCTTTTTACTTTATGAGCTGGGCAGGTTGGCGGCAGGCAGAGTGGCTTTGTCGGGCATGGAGACCCGTGCTCTCCGTCATGACGGCAATTTCCTTGTTAGCCACGTGTCCGTTGAACTGGAAGGCAGCTACCAGGCCATCGTTGATTTAGTGCGAGAGCTGGCAGGAGTGCCGGGTATCAGCTTTAGAGAATTAACATTCAACCGGGCAGAGGACGAAAGCCCAGGAAGGGTTACGGCTCGCCTTACAGTTCAACATTTTGATGTAGCGGACAGGGAAAGGTTCCCTGAAGAACCGGGCTTCCGGTACGAGCCCTACCAAAGCTTTGCTCAACTTGAGCCGGGTGAGGACCCGGATGATACGATGGAT encodes:
- a CDS encoding type II secretion system protein M, translating into MSGREKKLVALAVGLSAFVFWYKIFFGLLLPQYHQRQHLEAETLGLQENLSRLSATIAGKESIIADTEEEIKAIKHQLTSPSGFLLYELGRLAAGRVALSGMETRALRHDGNFLVSHVSVELEGSYQAIVDLVRELAGVPGISFRELTFNRAEDESPGRVTARLTVQHFDVADRERFPEEPGFRYEPYQSFAQLEPGEDPDDTMDETSSETVQEPAAPEQDGAYRWPLAPYTFPVR